Proteins encoded in a region of the Dorea longicatena genome:
- a CDS encoding chloramphenicol acetyltransferase yields MSLPPYRKIDQSTWSRQDHYKYYTEKLKVNYSMTARLDVTRLRAECDRFGVHFYAAFIWCTSNVVNRLPFMKMMTDEEGNPGVWDVVHPNYTIFHKEDHTFSDCWSEYDADFATFYKRIETDIEAAKKVRGVKAKAGQPVNFYCISCVPWLDYTGYATSIVSDHVALFPIITFGKYTEDNGKLTLPLTLTIAHAAMDGWHTSEFFREMQEELEAFSI; encoded by the coding sequence ATGAGTCTTCCACCATATAGAAAAATCGACCAGTCAACCTGGTCGCGTCAGGATCACTATAAGTATTATACCGAAAAATTAAAAGTAAACTACAGTATGACAGCGCGCCTGGATGTAACAAGATTAAGAGCAGAATGCGACCGGTTCGGAGTGCATTTCTATGCGGCATTCATCTGGTGTACGTCAAATGTTGTGAACCGCCTGCCATTTATGAAGATGATGACGGACGAAGAAGGCAATCCGGGAGTGTGGGATGTTGTGCATCCAAATTATACAATCTTTCACAAAGAAGATCACACATTTTCTGACTGTTGGAGCGAATATGATGCAGACTTTGCGACTTTTTATAAGAGAATCGAAACGGATATAGAAGCTGCAAAGAAAGTCCGGGGAGTCAAAGCAAAAGCCGGACAGCCGGTGAATTTCTACTGCATCTCTTGTGTGCCGTGGCTGGATTATACCGGATATGCGACATCGATAGTGTCGGATCATGTAGCGCTGTTTCCGATTATTACATTTGGTAAATATACAGAAGATAACGGGAAACTGACACTTCCACTGACGCTTACGATTGCTCATGCGGCAATGGATGGGTGGCATACGTCGGAATTCTTCCGGGAGATGCAGGAGGAGTTAGAGGCATTTTCTATTTAA
- a CDS encoding aldehyde dehydrogenase: MTETEIQNILEKQHKFFQTGQTLPVNYRIEQLKKLKDSIIRHEPDLNLALKADLGKSETESYMCEVGLTLSELSWMLKHIKKLTKEKWVPTPLAQFAAKSFRSPSPYGTVLIMSPWNYPVLLTLEPLIDALAAGNTAVVKPSAYAPATSRVMQEIIEECFSEEYVAVVTGGRAENQALLNQRFDKIFFTGGKTVGREVLRHAAKYLTPVTLELGGKSPCIVDSTAKIPLAARRIVFGKYLNCGQTCVAPDYILCDKAIRDQLIDAIKSEIRRQFGKHPLENPSYGKIINRKHFQRLQGLIDSSKVIIGGQSDAKILRIAPTVMKNVTWDDAIMGEEIFGPILPILTYESLDEAIQTVESHPHPLALYFFSEDKAAQKKVLDRCHFGGGCINDTIIHLATSAMPFGGVGESGMGGYHGQAGFDEFTHYRSIVDKKTWMDLPVRYQRYNKFKRKMLRMFLK, encoded by the coding sequence ATGACAGAAACAGAAATTCAGAACATCCTGGAAAAGCAGCATAAATTTTTCCAGACAGGCCAGACACTGCCTGTAAATTATCGTATAGAACAACTCAAAAAATTAAAAGATTCCATCATCCGGCATGAACCGGATCTGAACCTTGCCTTAAAAGCCGACCTCGGAAAAAGCGAGACTGAAAGCTATATGTGTGAGGTAGGACTCACTCTTTCAGAACTTAGCTGGATGTTGAAGCACATCAAGAAACTGACGAAGGAGAAATGGGTTCCGACGCCATTGGCACAGTTTGCCGCCAAAAGCTTCCGCTCGCCTTCGCCTTACGGAACAGTTCTCATCATGAGTCCGTGGAACTACCCGGTTCTTCTGACACTGGAACCACTGATTGACGCACTGGCAGCCGGCAATACCGCTGTTGTTAAACCAAGCGCTTATGCACCAGCCACCAGCCGTGTCATGCAGGAGATCATCGAAGAATGCTTCTCAGAAGAATATGTTGCTGTCGTAACCGGCGGACGTGCGGAAAATCAGGCTCTTTTGAACCAGCGTTTTGATAAAATCTTCTTCACCGGCGGAAAGACGGTCGGACGCGAAGTCTTAAGACATGCAGCCAAATACCTAACACCGGTCACACTGGAGCTTGGTGGCAAAAGCCCATGTATCGTGGATTCCACAGCCAAGATTCCACTTGCCGCAAGACGTATCGTTTTTGGAAAATACTTAAACTGCGGACAGACCTGTGTTGCTCCGGATTATATCCTCTGCGACAAAGCCATTCGTGACCAGTTGATCGATGCAATCAAATCCGAGATCCGCCGTCAGTTCGGCAAACACCCGTTGGAAAATCCAAGTTACGGTAAAATTATCAACCGGAAGCATTTCCAGCGTCTGCAGGGACTGATCGATTCATCGAAAGTAATAATCGGCGGGCAGTCCGATGCCAAGATTTTACGCATCGCACCTACCGTTATGAAAAATGTCACCTGGGATGATGCCATTATGGGCGAAGAAATCTTCGGACCGATTCTTCCAATTCTGACTTACGAATCACTGGATGAAGCCATCCAGACCGTGGAATCCCATCCACATCCGCTGGCACTGTATTTCTTCAGTGAAGACAAAGCTGCTCAGAAGAAAGTCCTTGACCGCTGTCACTTCGGCGGTGGCTGTATCAACGATACCATCATCCATCTTGCCACCAGCGCCATGCCGTTCGGTGGTGTCGGCGAAAGCGGCATGGGCGGATATCACGGACAGGCCGGATTTGATGAGTTTACACATTACAGAAGTATTGTGGATAAGAAGACGTGGATGGATCTGCCGGTGCGGTATCAGAGGTATAATAAGTTTAAGAGGAAGATGCTGCGGATGTTTTTAAAATAA
- a CDS encoding iron-containing alcohol dehydrogenase, producing MNILKKIYCRIFQTCFRIALPVLPYREPELIDGFKHVPEVLKKHHISHILLVTDPGVYKLGLTKPLEKQLLKSEISCTIYKDTVANPTSANIEEAKNLYLAHGCQALLAFGGGSSMDCAKAVGARLARPNKPLAKMEGILKIWHKLPLLIAVPTTAGTGSETTLAAVITDADTHHKYAINDFNLIPDYAVLEPSVTYGLPPQLTATTGMDALTHAIEAYIGRSTTKQTRAASIEAIQLIFDNLQTAYKNGNNKTARRNMLRASYLAGTAFTKSYVGYVHAVAHSLGGCYGIPHGLANSVLLPIVLEAYGTAAHKKLARLARITGISDSKLDAVAAEEFINHIRNMNISMNIPETLDGIRNEDIPKLACYADKEANPLYPVPALWGPEKLEQMYHLVQEVSEHDRNRNSEHPGKAA from the coding sequence ATGAATATTTTAAAGAAAATATACTGCCGCATTTTTCAAACTTGTTTTCGTATCGCACTCCCTGTTCTTCCTTACAGAGAACCGGAACTGATCGACGGATTCAAACACGTCCCGGAAGTCCTGAAAAAACATCACATTTCCCATATCCTGCTCGTCACCGATCCGGGGGTCTACAAACTCGGGCTTACAAAACCTTTGGAAAAACAGCTTTTAAAATCTGAAATTTCATGTACAATATATAAAGATACAGTTGCAAATCCGACTTCTGCCAATATAGAAGAAGCCAAAAATCTTTATCTGGCACACGGATGTCAGGCACTTCTGGCTTTCGGTGGCGGCTCTTCCATGGACTGTGCCAAAGCAGTCGGTGCAAGACTTGCCCGCCCGAACAAACCGCTGGCTAAGATGGAAGGTATCTTAAAGATCTGGCATAAGCTTCCACTTCTGATTGCAGTTCCGACAACTGCCGGAACCGGAAGTGAAACCACGCTTGCAGCTGTCATCACTGATGCAGATACACATCACAAATATGCAATTAACGATTTTAATCTGATTCCGGATTATGCGGTTCTGGAGCCGTCCGTTACGTATGGACTTCCGCCGCAGCTTACGGCAACTACGGGAATGGATGCGCTGACACATGCGATCGAGGCTTATATTGGTCGTTCAACTACGAAGCAGACCCGCGCCGCATCGATCGAAGCGATCCAGCTGATCTTCGATAACCTGCAGACTGCATATAAAAATGGAAATAATAAAACTGCAAGACGTAACATGCTCCGCGCCTCTTATCTCGCCGGAACGGCATTTACCAAGAGTTATGTCGGATATGTACACGCTGTAGCTCACAGTCTCGGCGGATGCTACGGTATCCCGCACGGACTTGCCAATTCCGTACTCCTTCCGATCGTACTGGAAGCGTATGGAACTGCTGCACATAAGAAACTGGCCAGACTTGCACGGATCACCGGCATTTCTGATTCGAAACTTGATGCAGTTGCAGCCGAAGAGTTCATCAACCACATCCGCAACATGAACATTTCCATGAATATCCCGGAGACCCTGGACGGTATCCGTAATGAAGATATTCCAAAGCTTGCCTGTTATGCGGACAAAGAAGCCAACCCGCTCTACCCGGTACCTGCGTTATGGGGACCTGAGAAACTGGAACAGATGTATCATCTTGTACAGGAGGTAAGTGAACATGACAGAAACAGAAATTCAGAACATCCTGGAAAAGCAGCATAA
- a CDS encoding MerR family transcriptional regulator — protein sequence MQAKGEYCITAGEFAKMCQTTRDTLRYYERQGILVPKKNPVNGYHYYSYAQISSYYFIRTFRGLDCSVGDIKEYLLGGEEIRFDEFVEQQYDKLLLMRQELDRKIRTIAGTRQILDQIRIADQGHPVIREIGVSWYFIFTEVISKPATSSGEIEKDIRRHLKRCDNPGIQAFPMGASIDKEQFLRENYTYKNVFSFTEEGCRNKEDIVEMEPGEYLAAVCRESDGDIRDTYREIKDLMKKESKQFDSDIYSLSIVNVIDPNEEHKYLKYIFAKVKQI from the coding sequence ATGCAGGCAAAAGGCGAATATTGTATCACCGCAGGCGAATTTGCAAAGATGTGCCAGACCACCAGAGATACCTTACGGTATTATGAACGACAGGGAATTCTTGTGCCGAAGAAGAACCCGGTCAATGGCTATCATTACTATAGTTATGCACAGATCAGTTCATATTATTTTATACGGACATTCCGGGGGTTGGATTGTTCGGTTGGAGATATCAAAGAATATCTGCTTGGCGGAGAAGAGATAAGATTCGATGAATTTGTAGAACAGCAGTATGACAAACTGCTTCTTATGCGGCAGGAACTGGACCGTAAGATTCGCACCATTGCAGGAACCAGACAGATTCTGGATCAGATCCGTATTGCAGATCAGGGACATCCAGTAATTCGTGAGATTGGGGTTTCGTGGTATTTTATATTTACCGAAGTAATATCAAAGCCGGCAACTTCATCCGGCGAGATTGAAAAAGATATCCGCAGACACCTGAAACGTTGTGATAATCCAGGTATTCAGGCATTTCCGATGGGTGCTTCTATCGATAAAGAACAATTTCTGAGAGAAAATTATACCTATAAAAATGTATTTAGTTTTACAGAAGAAGGATGCAGGAATAAAGAAGATATCGTGGAAATGGAACCAGGTGAATATCTGGCAGCAGTCTGCCGGGAGAGTGACGGCGATATCAGAGATACATACCGGGAAATCAAAGACCTTATGAAAAAAGAATCAAAACAATTCGATTCCGACATCTACAGCCTGAGTATTGTAAACGTCATTGATCCGAATGAAGAACACAAATACCTGAAATACATATTCGCAAAGGTAAAACAAATATAA
- a CDS encoding AAA family ATPase, producing MEKTIICIGREYGSGGHAIGKILAKRTGYEFYDKDRFIAIAKERGFEGEVEEYLEEQPMNSLLYSIALNYSRPKKKPFPFELVEELAAEKPCIIIGRCAGYLTHGQDNAFSVFVHADMEKRIATVMARDHINTRLKAKRKIEEIDEKRSAFRKEFTGQEWGQSKYYNLSIDTTHLTFDQAADLILYYKKLAEESHE from the coding sequence ATGGAAAAAACAATTATCTGCATCGGACGTGAATATGGAAGCGGTGGACATGCCATCGGAAAGATTCTGGCAAAACGCACCGGATATGAATTCTATGACAAAGACCGTTTCATCGCAATCGCAAAGGAACGCGGCTTCGAAGGTGAAGTCGAAGAATATCTGGAAGAGCAGCCGATGAACAGCTTACTGTATTCTATCGCTCTTAACTACTCCAGACCGAAGAAAAAACCTTTCCCTTTTGAATTGGTAGAAGAACTGGCTGCCGAAAAGCCCTGCATCATTATCGGACGTTGTGCCGGTTATCTGACACACGGACAGGACAATGCATTCAGCGTATTCGTTCATGCGGATATGGAGAAACGTATCGCAACCGTTATGGCACGCGATCATATCAATACTCGATTAAAGGCCAAACGCAAGATTGAAGAGATTGACGAGAAGCGCAGTGCTTTCCGTAAAGAATTCACAGGGCAAGAGTGGGGACAGTCAAAATATTATAATCTGTCTATTGATACCACACATCTGACTTTTGATCAGGCTGCGGATCTGATTCTTTATTATAAGAAACTTGCGGAAGAATCACATGAATAG
- a CDS encoding LrgB family protein: MSKLLQDSTFFCLAISLIGYEIGIILRQKTKLALCNPLLISIVFIIIILKVTNIKYEVYEDGSQLLNYLLTPSTVCLAIPLYQQMGLLKKNMKAILAGILSGVFTSLAGVWVFSTLFHLDKQIYATLLPKSITTAIGMGISEELGGIVTITVAAIIITGIIGNMFGDVICRLCGIRHPIATGLAIGTATHAMGTAKAMEIGEIEGAMSSLSIAVAGLITVVGSTIFYQLY, from the coding sequence ATGAGTAAATTATTACAGGATTCCACATTTTTCTGTCTGGCGATCAGCCTGATCGGATATGAGATTGGTATCATTCTCAGACAAAAAACGAAACTTGCGCTTTGTAATCCACTGCTGATCTCCATTGTATTTATTATTATTATTTTGAAAGTTACCAATATTAAATATGAAGTGTATGAGGACGGCTCGCAGTTACTCAACTATCTGCTGACACCTTCTACGGTCTGCCTTGCAATTCCTCTGTATCAGCAGATGGGACTGCTAAAGAAGAACATGAAAGCAATTCTTGCCGGAATTCTCTCCGGAGTCTTCACAAGTCTTGCCGGCGTGTGGGTCTTCTCAACATTATTTCATCTGGATAAGCAGATCTATGCAACGTTACTTCCGAAGTCGATTACAACAGCAATCGGAATGGGTATTTCGGAAGAGCTTGGCGGAATCGTTACCATTACAGTAGCCGCCATCATTATCACCGGTATCATCGGAAATATGTTTGGTGATGTAATCTGCAGACTGTGCGGAATCAGACATCCTATCGCAACGGGACTTGCGATCGGTACCGCAACGCATGCCATGGGAACTGCAAAAGCTATGGAAATCGGTGAGATCGAAGGTGCCATGAGCAGTCTTTCTATTGCGGTTGCCGGACTTATAACGGTTGTCGGATCAACTATTTTCTATCAATTATATTAA
- a CDS encoding CidA/LrgA family protein: MKFVRQFMIILAISFVGELLHALLPLPVPASIYGLVLMLIGLQTGILPLNAVNEAGGFLIEIMPMLFIPAGVGLMVSWGALKPVIIPISIIIVVTTILVMAVSGRIAQFILKKEDKKHE; encoded by the coding sequence ATGAAGTTTGTAAGACAATTTATGATCATCCTGGCGATCTCATTCGTCGGAGAACTGTTGCACGCATTACTGCCGCTCCCGGTTCCGGCCAGCATCTACGGCCTCGTTCTTATGCTGATCGGTTTACAGACCGGTATACTTCCACTCAATGCAGTAAATGAAGCCGGAGGATTTCTGATTGAAATCATGCCAATGCTTTTTATCCCTGCCGGAGTCGGACTTATGGTTTCCTGGGGTGCTTTAAAGCCAGTCATCATTCCGATCAGTATTATTATCGTCGTTACAACCATCCTTGTTATGGCCGTAAGCGGACGTATTGCACAGTTTATCTTAAAGAAAGAGGACAAAAAACATGAGTAA
- a CDS encoding ABC transporter ATP-binding protein produces the protein MRKVIEVRNLYKLYRVGDEFVRALDGVDFEIYEGEFCAIVGTSGSGKSTLLNMLAGLEKPTKGEVIIAGKHIEKLNEEQLVTFRRDHVGFIFQSFHLMGTLNAVENVALPLSFRGVPRDVRVRKANEMLDLVKLGKHKKHLPNQMSGGQQQRVGVARALVVDPDIIFADEPTGNLDSHTSEEVMELMQRVVREQKKTLVMVTHDDHLATYADRVFHIRDGRIIKIEDNRWKKGKEEGGRHAETNTERDRK, from the coding sequence ATGAGGAAGGTAATTGAAGTCAGGAATCTATACAAGCTGTACCGTGTTGGTGATGAGTTTGTACGCGCACTGGATGGTGTGGATTTTGAGATATATGAAGGAGAGTTTTGTGCAATTGTCGGAACATCCGGTTCCGGTAAATCTACACTTCTGAATATGCTGGCGGGGCTGGAAAAACCGACAAAGGGAGAGGTCATCATTGCGGGAAAGCATATTGAAAAGTTAAATGAAGAACAATTGGTGACATTCCGGCGGGATCATGTGGGATTCATCTTTCAGTCATTTCATCTGATGGGAACGTTGAATGCGGTGGAAAATGTAGCATTGCCGCTTAGTTTCCGCGGCGTTCCAAGAGATGTAAGAGTACGAAAAGCCAATGAGATGTTAGATCTGGTAAAACTTGGAAAGCATAAGAAGCATCTGCCGAACCAGATGTCGGGCGGACAGCAGCAGAGAGTGGGAGTTGCCAGGGCACTGGTAGTAGATCCGGATATTATATTTGCCGATGAGCCGACAGGAAATTTGGATTCCCATACATCGGAAGAAGTCATGGAACTGATGCAGCGGGTGGTCAGAGAGCAGAAGAAGACACTGGTCATGGTCACACATGATGATCATCTGGCAACTTATGCGGACAGGGTATTTCATATCCGGGACGGCAGGATCATTAAGATAGAAGATAACCGATGGAAAAAAGGGAAAGAAGAGGGAGGAAGACATGCAGAAACGAATACAGAAAGAGACAGGAAATAA
- a CDS encoding COG1361 S-layer family protein: MQKRIQKETGNNCLKRIIVAFLAVIMMTTMLHPQMVQAATGTEKGIFIASKNNEAPVFEAGKKKNWNFVITNNSGNELNNVTITPDLGDKNEDWPFKTEKQSYQKSLGTLKMGQQQEVSFEFIQRDDVPTKRYKLKFTISADGQEETAKWFYMNTTAKPVQKDTQDNKDNKDTDEGKDTGKGNGAGSGSDTSYQTPDAGGYSNGEAAYSGGAGGSTDGGETSGNGSVPRVIVTGFTTDPAEVRAGSNFKLTIHLKNTSKMKVSNMLFDLSAPTEGSDEQTTSPAFLPSSGASSIYLDSIAPNGTADISIELNAKSDLLQKPYNMELSMKYEDPNATQVEGSSSISIPVKQDARFEISDFEISPQSVAVGEEANVMCSLYNLGRIKLYNVKATFEGKNIKKSEVFIGNIESGATGSIDVMLEGKKISDGPAKVTMTLSYEDESGNISTTTKDLNLEVTEKVDDDEAAASDMPEETQKSFPVIPVVIAAVVIAVVAAVVILKKRKKKQLAEIEEEELLDELERSSEDEHQ; encoded by the coding sequence ATGCAGAAACGAATACAGAAAGAGACAGGAAATAATTGCTTGAAAAGAATCATTGTTGCCTTTCTGGCAGTGATCATGATGACAACTATGCTGCATCCGCAGATGGTACAGGCTGCAACAGGCACAGAGAAAGGAATTTTTATTGCATCGAAGAACAATGAAGCACCCGTATTTGAAGCAGGGAAAAAGAAAAACTGGAACTTTGTAATAACTAATAATTCTGGAAATGAGTTGAATAATGTTACAATAACGCCAGATTTGGGAGACAAGAATGAAGATTGGCCATTTAAAACCGAAAAACAAAGCTATCAGAAAAGTTTAGGAACGCTTAAAATGGGACAACAACAAGAAGTTTCTTTTGAATTTATTCAAAGAGATGATGTTCCAACAAAAAGATATAAATTGAAATTTACAATATCTGCGGATGGGCAGGAAGAGACAGCAAAATGGTTTTATATGAATACCACAGCAAAGCCGGTACAGAAAGACACACAGGATAATAAAGACAACAAAGATACAGATGAAGGCAAGGATACAGGAAAAGGCAATGGAGCAGGCAGTGGTTCTGACACATCTTACCAGACACCGGATGCCGGCGGTTACAGTAACGGAGAAGCAGCTTACAGCGGAGGAGCCGGTGGAAGTACGGATGGAGGTGAAACTTCGGGAAATGGTTCTGTTCCGCGTGTGATCGTAACCGGATTTACAACCGATCCGGCAGAAGTCCGTGCGGGCAGTAATTTCAAGTTAACGATCCATCTGAAAAATACATCCAAGATGAAAGTCAGCAATATGCTGTTCGATCTTTCAGCACCGACAGAAGGCAGCGATGAACAGACGACATCACCGGCATTCCTTCCATCATCCGGTGCAAGCTCCATCTATCTGGACAGCATTGCCCCGAATGGAACAGCCGATATCAGTATCGAACTGAATGCAAAATCAGATCTTCTTCAGAAGCCATACAACATGGAACTTTCCATGAAATATGAAGATCCGAATGCTACGCAGGTAGAAGGATCGTCAAGTATCTCTATTCCGGTGAAGCAGGATGCAAGATTTGAAATCAGCGATTTTGAGATCAGTCCGCAGAGCGTTGCTGTCGGTGAAGAAGCAAATGTGATGTGTAGTCTTTATAATCTGGGACGGATCAAGCTCTATAATGTAAAAGCTACATTTGAAGGAAAGAATATCAAAAAGTCGGAAGTATTTATCGGAAATATAGAATCCGGTGCAACCGGTTCGATTGATGTCATGCTGGAAGGAAAGAAAATATCGGATGGTCCGGCGAAGGTAACGATGACACTTAGTTATGAAGATGAATCGGGGAACATTTCAACAACCACGAAAGATCTGAATCTGGAAGTGACAGAAAAAGTGGATGATGATGAGGCGGCAGCTTCCGATATGCCGGAGGAGACACAGAAAAGTTTTCCTGTAATTCCGGTTGTAATCGCAGCAGTGGTCATTGCAGTGGTGGCAGCAGTCGTAATACTTAAGAAGCGCAAAAAGAAACAGCTGGCAGAGATTGAAGAGGAGGAGTTATTGGATGAACTGGAACGATCTTCTGAGGATGAGCATCAATAG
- a CDS encoding ABC transporter permease, with translation MNWNDLLRMSINSLRRRKLRTFLTVLGVLIGTASIVVMISLGLGMQQSLYKEVEQSGGLTSITVTGSDNSDGMTTESMGSGQETEKRIDDQLVEKISKMDHVKLAAPIYETSVILLKGSYMAYVQLQGMTPEGLKSLNMDLGDGTLPKTGTGHLELIFGNGVITDFYETGSGNGYYDTGKVPNINLMKDSLFMITDTENYNSDSSTAFGDSTDGTAGAGSQSDSGTGQTKPVQKYVVRASGVINGGLDDYSNNYDSVFCDLETLKQLLRKEYAGKVIPGQPKTKAGKALKGFYYTSLKVKADDIDHVNEVADVIRNMGYNVETNAEYLDSMKSQFAIVQAVLGGIGAVSLLVAAIGIANTMMMSIYERTKEIGVMKVLGCSLRNIREMFLLEAAFIGLLGGIAGNILSFVMSAAINIIVGSSGAMSMGTDSTISYIPWWLVLMSMVFAVLVGVLAGYFPAKRAMKLSPLAAIRNE, from the coding sequence ATGAACTGGAACGATCTTCTGAGGATGAGCATCAATAGTCTGCGGAGAAGGAAACTCCGTACATTTCTGACGGTCCTTGGTGTGTTGATCGGTACAGCTTCGATTGTAGTGATGATCTCACTCGGACTTGGTATGCAGCAGTCTCTTTATAAGGAAGTGGAACAGTCAGGAGGTCTGACCAGTATCACTGTGACCGGATCGGACAACAGTGACGGTATGACGACAGAAAGTATGGGATCAGGACAGGAGACAGAAAAAAGGATAGATGACCAGTTGGTTGAAAAGATCAGTAAAATGGATCATGTGAAATTAGCTGCACCAATCTATGAGACTTCGGTGATCCTGCTGAAAGGCTCCTATATGGCGTATGTCCAGCTGCAAGGAATGACACCGGAAGGCCTGAAATCCCTAAATATGGATCTTGGAGATGGAACGCTTCCAAAGACCGGAACAGGACATCTGGAGCTGATATTCGGAAATGGCGTGATCACTGATTTTTATGAAACAGGAAGCGGAAATGGATATTATGATACCGGGAAAGTCCCGAATATCAATCTGATGAAAGATTCTCTTTTCATGATCACGGATACAGAGAATTACAATAGTGACAGCAGCACAGCCTTTGGAGACAGTACAGACGGAACAGCAGGTGCAGGGAGCCAGTCAGATTCCGGAACCGGACAGACAAAACCTGTCCAAAAATATGTAGTAAGGGCAAGCGGTGTGATAAATGGTGGCCTGGATGACTATTCCAATAATTATGACAGTGTATTTTGTGACCTGGAGACTTTAAAGCAGTTATTGCGGAAAGAATATGCAGGCAAAGTCATTCCGGGACAGCCGAAGACCAAAGCTGGAAAGGCATTAAAAGGCTTCTATTATACGTCATTAAAAGTGAAAGCAGACGATATAGATCACGTGAATGAGGTCGCTGATGTAATCCGTAATATGGGATATAATGTTGAGACCAATGCGGAATATCTGGACAGTATGAAGAGTCAGTTCGCGATTGTACAGGCGGTGCTCGGAGGTATTGGTGCGGTGTCATTACTGGTAGCTGCAATCGGAATTGCAAATACGATGATGATGTCCATTTATGAACGGACAAAGGAAATCGGTGTGATGAAGGTACTTGGATGCAGTCTTAGGAATATCCGGGAAATGTTCCTGCTGGAAGCAGCGTTTATAGGTCTTCTCGGAGGAATTGCCGGAAATATTCTAAGCTTCGTAATGTCAGCAGCCATTAATATAATTGTTGGAAGCAGCGGCGCTATGTCGATGGGAACAGACAGCACGATATCTTATATTCCGTGGTGGCTTGTGCTGATGTCCATGGTATTTGCAGTGCTGGTCGGAGTGCTGGCGGGATATTTCCCGGCGAAACGGGCAATGAAGCTGAGTCCGCTTGCGGCGATCAGGAATGAATAA
- a CDS encoding helix-turn-helix domain-containing protein — translation MFRKSKIEPVEKVKIVERYLAGEIGIQQAGKELGVDHHSIRNWISIYQYDGPTGLLNQPKNKSYSKDLKISAINDYLNGEGSLQDICTKYGIRSHRQLSDWIKVYNSGGILKTSTGGAYMKKAKNTTLDERLKIVTDCLANDKNYGAMALKYDCSYQQVRNWVIRYEKMGQAGLEDRRGRRIASLPSRTPEEELRDKIAELERRNLDLQMENDLLKKVRELERRGRYL, via the coding sequence ATGTTCAGAAAGAGTAAGATAGAACCAGTAGAAAAAGTAAAAATAGTCGAACGCTACCTTGCAGGAGAAATTGGCATACAGCAAGCAGGAAAAGAATTGGGAGTTGATCATCATAGTATTCGAAATTGGATTTCTATTTATCAGTATGATGGACCAACTGGATTACTCAATCAACCGAAAAACAAATCTTATTCAAAAGATTTAAAAATATCTGCTATAAATGATTATCTTAACGGAGAAGGATCTCTTCAGGATATTTGCACAAAATACGGAATTCGTTCACACAGACAGCTTTCCGATTGGATTAAGGTGTATAATTCTGGTGGAATATTAAAAACATCCACTGGAGGTGCTTACATGAAAAAGGCAAAGAACACTACACTTGATGAGAGATTAAAAATAGTAACAGATTGTCTTGCAAATGATAAGAATTATGGTGCAATGGCACTCAAATATGATTGTTCCTATCAACAAGTTCGCAATTGGGTAATACGATACGAAAAGATGGGTCAAGCGGGTCTGGAAGACAGACGTGGACGTCGTATAGCTTCTCTTCCAAGCAGAACACCTGAAGAAGAGCTACGTGACAAGATAGCTGAACTGGAAAGAAGAAATCTAGACTTACAAATGGAGAATGATCTGTTAAAAAAAGTCAGAGAACTGGAAAGGAGGGGTCGCTATCTTTAA